The Pseudoalteromonas tunicata genome segment GTTTGCACCGTGTTTAGTACGAGTAAAAACAAGCACTTGCTTCCAATCATTTTGTAAAATGAGGTGTGATAATAGCGCCGGTTTTTTAGCTTTATCAACGGGGTGCAAACGCTGCTCAACCGTTGCTGCTGTGGTGTTTGCTGGTGCAACGGAGACTTCAACCGGATCGTTTATTAATCCTTTGGCAAGATTACGAATATCATCAGAAAAAGTTGCCGAAAACATTAAATTTTGGCGTTTGGCAGGTAATACTTTAAGAATTTTTTTAATATCGTGAATAAAGCCCATATCAAGCATACGGTCAGCTTCATCAAGCACGAGCACTTCAAGTTGATCAAATTTAACCGCGCGTTGATTAAATAAATCAAGTAAACGCCCAGGAGTCGCCACTAAAATATCCACACCGCGACGTAAACGCATCATTTGTGGATTTACTTTCACACCGCCATAAACCACAAACGAAGTAAGCTTTAAGTTTTTACCATATAACTCAACACTTTCAGCTACTTGTGCTGCAAGTTCTCGGGTTGGCGTTAGTACTAATGCACGGACTTGGTTATTTCCAGCAGGCTTACCTTTTGATAAGCGCTCTAACAAAGGTAAAGTAAAACCAGCTGTTTTACCTGTTCCCGTTTGGGCCGCGGCCATCATATCTCGCCCTTCGATGATTGCAGGAATTGCTGCAAGCTGAATAGGGGTTGGCGTATCGTAACCTTGCTCGGCTACTGCGTCTAAGATTGGTGCGGATAAACCCAAGCGGGCAAAACTCATATGAACTCTCTTTGTTACTAAATCTAACCGCCAATTGCGGCGCTGAAGAGTACAGGATTTACCCCATAAGCGCAATAAAAGGCCTGATAACCGTAATTTAAGCAGCTAATCGTGTCATTTTGGCAACAAAGTAAAATAAAAGAGGGATTCAGGGCGATTAATAGCAAAAAAACCTTGCCTTAATGGTGTTAAAACGTACAATCGCCGCCCTAAATTATGTAAAGCTTTGGGCGATAGCAAATGAACAGACAAAAAAAATTGAACGAAATTTTCCAAAAACGATTAAAGCGCGCTAAAGCAAAGCTCCATACAGGCAACAAGCCTGCGTATGTTTCTAAAGCTGAACGTGAGCGTTTAGCACTTGCCCAAACGCAAAATAATGAGACACCTGAAGCTACAGAATCGAAAGCTTAGTTTGTAACTCAACAAATAGCTGATGACGTGGTTGAGGTAAATTTTCGATTGAAAGCCTGCTTAACCACGTTTTTGCTTCCTCGACCTGCCCTTGCTGTAATGCAACATTGGCCAAATACAAATGGGCAAGATTAACTCCCACATCATCATGGGCCCGCTCGGCAAATTCAATTGATGCCATATAGCGTTGACGTGCATCTGATAAATCACCGCTTTTTTGTAGCGAACTCCCTAAATTAAACAGCGCCTCACCAATTTTATAATCACTTTTGAGCGCATAAGCAAAACGAAGTGCTTGCTCTCGATAAATTACACTTTTTTGTGTTTCATTACATCTGTCAGCAAAATGCCCTAAATTGGTATAAAGCTCAAACTTAAACCTTGGCGCATCGCGGCGTAAAAACTTTTTATCAAGCTGTTGCAACATTCGAAGACCAAGGGCTGGGTCAAAATCGCTATAGAGCTGTAAGTTCAATAATTCCACCAGCAATTCAGGGTTCGCAAAATTTTTATTAACCTGATTAAGCAGTTGCTCTGCTTGAGAGCGAAATCGGATGGATTCTTCCGATCTATTGAGGTTTTTAAGACTTTTAGCATGGTAAATATAAAGCTTAATCTTAAAATACTCAGGTAATTCATCTTTTAAAATGTACTGACTGGTTTGAGCAAATAATTGTTCGGCTTCGGTCAAAGCAAACAAGCTTTCAAATTCTAGCAGTTTTAATTCATAAAATTGCAGGCTATCAACAGCAACCGTAGGCAATAGTTCTGCAACTTGATTTAAACAATGACGTGGATAATTATCACATTCAGTACGAAGCTGTGCTTTATCAATCACAACCGCCTTAAGGCTGCATGAAAAAGCAAACAAACTGAGTATCAAAAGATAATTATGCGCACGTATTAACATTTAATTTATTGTCCTTGGGTCCAAAAACGTTGATATAACTTTGGATACACTTTTTTTAACTCTTTCGATTTGTCTTTAAAACGCTTGCCTCGAGGTTGTGATAAACCCGATGGGACAAAGGGTAATTCATCCTCTGTTCGACTTTCATAAATCATACCGGCGATTAAATCGTACTCGTCTAAAAACGGATACGGCAAATCATCTTTAACTGGCACAACATCAAAGTCAGCCAAGTTATCGGCCTGTGCTAAGCATGTTTCAAACACCGTTTGACCACGAGAAATTAACCAACAACGAAACTCTGAAAAGCCGTATTCTGAGTTACATCCGGCAATCACATAAGCTGCGCCCCACAATGACCATTCATAACTTAAACGCATTTTTTGACTAAATAATTTGTCAAAAGCGGCTAACTGATCGTTATCTAATGTAGTGAGTTTACTTTTGAGTTCATCCGCGATGATTTCAGGATCAGCAAAAAAATCATTCGCGGTGACTAATTGCCAAAATTGTTGTTCTGTCATAAAGATACATGTTTAATCATTTTTACCGCAGTATATGTTAATTTACCATCTTTTTACGAGTATTTCGTTGAAAACGTGAGTATTGTTTATAGGGAAAAACATCGGCTATTACGCCTTGTTGAATATCTTGTTGGATTTTTTGCCAGTATTCGGGGGTATATAAATCCTGATGGTAGCGGTCAAAAAAATACTTTGCTTGGTTATTTCCTTTAAAAAATATTGGAAATTGCTCAGGGAAAATATCGTTACTTTCAATCATAAACCAAGGCTCAGCGGTCATTGCTTGCTGAGTCGTGGTCGCTTTAGGTAAAGATCGAAAATGGCATTGTGTCATCGGACAAATTTCATCGTAATCATAAAATACCACTCTGCCCCAACGTGTTACGCCAAAGTTTTTCATCAGCATATCACCTGCAAATATATTAGCTGCAGCTAATTGCTTGATTGCTAAACCATAATCTTGCATCACCGCTTCTAGTTGATTAAGACTCGCGGTTTTTATGTATAAATTAAGCGGGATCATTTTTCGCTCAACATACACATGTTTTAAAATCAATGCTTTACCCGAAATAACCACGCTACTGGGGGCATCTTGCTGTAATTGGGCAAGCAATTGAGGAGAAAAGCGCGATAAATCAAATGCAAGATAGCGAAACTCATGGGTATCAACCAATCGGCCAACTCTGTCAGCATTTTTGACAAACTCATATTTATCCATCACATCTTGGCGAGTCAGTTGTTTAGGTGGCACAAATCGGTCACGGATCACTTTATAAACGTATTCTGACTGAGCGGTGGTAAAAACCAACATCACCATGCCTTTGATGCCATCGGCACTTTGATAACATTCAGTGGGTGGCATTTTGCGAGTCGAATCAACTTTAAAACGATAAAACTCCGTTTTAGCATGCTTGATAAATCCAATCGCGTTAAACAATTCAAACCGCTCTTTATTAGGCAACAAAGTTGCTAAGTAATCGACATACGCGACCGGCTCATCGGTATCTACCATAAAGTAAGCGCGCGCAAAGCCAAATAACATACTGAGCTGAGATTCACCGAGCATAATTGCATCAATAAAAAGACCTCCTTGCTCATCATTTAAAATAGGGACAGCAAATGGAATACGTTGTAATTGTTCATCATGCTTTAGCATCACACAACCAATCAAATAAGTGGCTTTATTGCGAAAAAACAATGACCGTCCATATTCAATTTGCCACTCACGGTTTACGATAGTTAGCTTAGGTTGTTGCTGCACATAGTTATAAATCGCTTGTTGAACTGCATTTAAATCCCATGTTAAGTCAACAAAAGGCAAGCGAAAATAAAACTGGCCAAGTAATTGTTTGAGCACCGCTTCTAACGAGGCAGACCTTTGGGTATGGCAAATGATGCTGGGCGTTTTGGGATTAATTTGACGATATTGACGCTTTAAAATAAACAAATGCACATCGCGGATTTTATTATGGCCACGAATTGAGCCAAACACCGAATTAAAAAAGGTTTGGGCTATTGGCTCATTACTGTGCTCAGCCAGTAATTGCGCATAATACTTTTTTGCCTGATGCCACATTTTTGTATCATCAATAAACTCACCCGCAATGGTTGCCACCGCAACGGTTGCTACACTGACTTTTCCTTCATAGACCTTGAGCCTTGCCCGCATTGCATCTTGCACAGCTAACCATTTTGCTTGCTCAAAACGAGACTGAGCACCAAGGGTAATATTTAAAAATTCAGCAAACATGGCCTCAAAACTGGCCAAGATAGAACGAGCCACTTTTGTTGCGATTAATTGTTCAACTGATTGAATATCGAGTTGTGCCATAAAGTTATCATCACTGCAGAATATAGTGGTTATAGTCACCAGAGTATTTACACACCTTAGCAGCCCAGCTTAAATAGAATTAATTTATAAATAAAATATGCAGCATTGATACTATGAATATTAGAAATGTCGACCTTAATTTATTGGTGTATTTAAACGTATTACTAGAAGAGCGCAGCGTTTCTAAAGCAGCCAACAAATTAGCCCTGACCCAACCTGCTATGAGTAATGCGCTCAATCGATTACGAGAGCTATTTAATGACCCCTTACTGGTACGCACCGCCAATGGCATGGTACCAACTCAAAAAGCATCAGGGCTTAAGGCTGATATCACCGCATTATTGGCCCTTGCTGAGCAAATAACGCAAAAAGATGAAGAATTTGACCCATCCCATCATCAACAAACGTTTCGGATTGTCACCAATGATTATATTGAAGCCTGTTTACTGACCCCTTTTTTGCTGTCGATTATTGCGCAATGCCCCGGGATCAATTTTGATATTTTAACCCCTGGCGATATTAATTTAGCCGATATGGAACAAGGGAATATTGATTTAGCCATAAATCGCTTTAGTGTTTTGCCCAAGTCATTTCATCAGGCTTCGGTGTGGCGTGATAACTTTTGTTGCGTAAGTCATATCGAACATCCTTATGCCCATCAGCCTGATTTAGCGAATTATTTAGCAGCTGAACATATTTGGGTTAATCGGCCCGGCTGGCAAACCGAAAATACCGCAACCAATAAATCGGGCAATCAACATTTAGGCTGGGTTGATGAAGCACTTTGGCAATTAGAACAAACGCGTAAAATTCGAGTGTACAGCCGTCATTATGCGGTAGTCGATTATCTTTTACGTGACGCGCAACTTTTGGCCACCCTACCACGCAGACAGGCAATGCTGCTTAAGCATCACCCCAGTTTATGTATTACCTCTGTCCCTTTTCAAATCGTGCCCATCGAAATAAAAATGATCTGGAGCCCATTGTTACAGCACAATCAAGCTCACCAATGGTTACGTCGTCAACTGCTCGAATTTGCTAAAACCATTGTTGATCGTTGAGATATTGATTTTATCAATAGCAGTTATTGAAATGTTAAATTTTATAAATACACCGGTTGGGATTAAGGTTAAATCATAGCCAGCGCAATGATGTGCTTACTTTTAAAACAACTGGAGCTAATAATGAATACTTGCAATCGTGGATTTAAACATATCAATGATTTTTATTTTCAACCGGCGTTAATTGAATTAATTGACCAGCATTTATCAGAGACTCATCATTTAAACAGCGAAACTTTTTATGTTTTGTTAGCAGAAATAAATCAGCAGTTTGCGCCTAAAATTCGTTTTTTTGCTCGTAAAACAGCTCAAGAAACAGCAAGCGAGTATGACTACGCAACCTGGCTTTCTTCACATCAACGGATCACACTGGAAGATTTAACGCGTTTTTGCCCAGCAACTTTAGATCAACATCGTTGTCCATTACCTTTGTTAATTATCCAACTGACTTTAGCCTGCTTAAATGCACAGCTACAGCAGCGCACATTAAGAATGACTTTAACCATGGATAAAGAACATGCTGATTTTTGCCAGCACATGGTTGAACATATAAGCAAGGTTTTATACAAAGAATTGCAATTAGGTCAAGTGGTTAACTTAACACCTAAAGCAACTCTTTGTTTGCGTAAAAGCGCATAATAGCTAAATAAGATGAGATATTATGCATTGCGCAAATGCCTGCGTACCCTGAACTGTCGGATCGGGTAAAAGTGACTGCATATCCTCAGTCACTTGATTGTTACATAATGTTTTGTGCAACGATTGCTCAATATTATCAGCAGCGTCATGCCAATTCATAAACCGTAACATCATCACGCCTGCCAAAATGCTTGATACTGGATTCATTACATCTTGACCAACTAAACTTTCGACCGTGCCATGAGTAGGCTCAAATAAAGCCAGTGCTTCACTTAAATTAGCCCCTGCCGCCATACCAATCATGCCAACTTGAGCCGTAAGGCTATCAACCAGTAAGTCACCATTTAAGTTGGTCGTAGCAATCACATCGTACTGCTCAGGTGCTAATAAACAATTTTGCAGCATCACATCACACAGCTCATCTTTAATGATCAGCTCATGTTCACCTTGTATTATTTGCCACCAGCGACCATTAGGATGACGGACTGCTAAAAATTCTTCGATAGCCACTTCTAATGCCCATTTTAAAAAAGCACCATCAGTGAATTTCATCACATCGCCTTTATGTACTAAAGTAACACTGGTTTTATGCTCTTTTAACGCAAATGCAATGGCTGCCCGGACTAAACGTTTACTGCCCTGCTCTGAAATATGTTTAATACCAAGGCCACATTGCTCAGTAAAACGAAAGCGGTTAACACCGAGCTGCTGTTGTAAAAATTCAAGCAAACTATCGGCTTGGGCAGAACCGGCTTTAAATTCGATGCCCGAATAAAGATCTTCGCTATTATCGCGAAAAATCACCATATCGATATTTTCAGGGTGTTTGACTGGGGTATTGAGATTAGGCAACGATTTGATTGGTCTAAGATTAATAAATAAATCCATTTCATGGCGAAGTGCTACATTGAGTGAGCGAAATCCGGCTCCCATCGCCGTTGTAAGTGGTCCTTTATAAACCAGGTGATAATCACGGATCGCATTTAACGTTTCTTCAGGAAACCAATCACCATCATACAGCTCAGCCGCCTTTTCGCCGTTATACACTTCTAACCAATGAATTTTTCTAGCCGTTTCATAGGTTTTTAATATTGCACTATCAATTAGTTGGCGCATTAAAGGCGTTAATTCTGAGCCAACACCATCACCTTCAATAAAGGCAATGATTGGCTCATTGGGAATGATCCATTGCCCATTTGCTAACACCTGAATTTTTTCACCTTGGCTTGGTGGAACAATTTGATGGTACATTTGACCTCTTTTATGCGCTGCGTTTATCCTCTTCAGTGTGCCCATCGTTGAGGTAGTAATCAACATCGATTTCATCAAGTTGGTCTGGGTGTAAGAATTTTGCTGCGTACTGCAAATAAATACCTGAAGAAATAAACAACTTAAATACATCTAAATCAACATGTTGATCTAACGCCATTTTATGTAAAATATTAATAGCAACACTCAGCGGCTTTGCTTTTTTGTAAGGCCTGTCAGCGGCGGTAAGGGCTTCAAAAATATCCGCAAGTACCAATACTCGTTCAGGGATAGATAATTGCTCTTTTGTTAATTTTCGCGGGTAACCCGTTCCAATCAAGGTTTCATGATGGGTCGAGGCATAACGAGGTACTTTTGCTAGCTCGGCTGGAAATGGTAAACGGTCTAACATTTTGATTGTACTAATAATATGTTCATTGATTTTAAAGCGGTCTTCAGCAGTCAACGTACCTCGTGAAATAATTAAGTTATAGACCTCGCCTAAATTAGCCCGATGCTCTGTAGGCTGCATTTTAATTCCCAAACTTTCATCGTAAGAAATTGGCTTGTCATGGGCAATAATATGGCTTGGTTTATCACTTAATAATTGCTCAGTGACAGGTAACGATGTAGGTTTTTTCGAAAATCGTAATTCTTCTATCGGAGAAAGCCCTAAAGTATCATCAAAATTACGCTGCCAAGTGATTGTGGCAATCTGACGAATACGGGCAACATCATTCGCATCAATAAATTCGCCCCCCACATTCGCATTTGCTATAAAGGTAAAATCAGCTGTTAATTGCTGCTGTTTGGCTTCTTTTTCAGCGTTAAGCAACTCACGTTGTTCAGGGTTTGCAAGCACAGCTTTTAAATAATCAACCTCTGCATCACGCCACAGCACTTCAAACCGCATTCGAATTTCATGGATCCGATTATAAATGGTCTCAAGTTTAGTGCCTTTATCAACTATGTGTTCTGGTGTGGTGATTTTGCCGCAGTCATGCAGCCATGCTGCAATTTTAAACTCTCGTATCGCGTCTTTATTCTCAAATTTAAAAGCAATGAATGGCGCTGCACTACTTTGCGCAGCCGCTTGTGCCAGCATCATGCCAAGTTCAGGAACCCGTTCACAATGGCCTGCGGTATACGGTGATTTATCATCGATTGCCTGCGCGATTAGCTCAATAAAAGAATCCATTAAATCTTTTTGATTTTGTTCATGTTGCTGAATCGACAGCACCATAGCTGCTATCGAGTCAGCTAACTCTTCAATTTCGATAATATTCGTTTCAACATGTTTTACTTGTGCATATTGTCGATTTTTAATTTTGATACTTTCAATCGCTAGATTTTTTATTGGTTCAACAATCGGGCTTGCAAAAATCCAACACAAAGGTAATAGAATAAGGAGTAAAACAACAGTAACTAAAATTGAAATTCGTAGTTTAGTATTTATATTTGCAAACAGCGCATCTTCTGAAATTAGCAGTGCAAAATAGTCATCTTTAGCGGTTAATTTACTGACATAGATGTACATGTCTGTTTGGTTAATGTTAATGCGGTGCAGTTGACCAAATAAATAGGGCTTTTTAATAAACTGAATTAATTCTTGGTACGGGACAGTGCCTACCGTTTGAGTATGTTTAATTTCCTTTTCACTTAACAACCATTTTTGCC includes the following:
- a CDS encoding DEAD/DEAH box helicase, with amino-acid sequence MSFARLGLSAPILDAVAEQGYDTPTPIQLAAIPAIIEGRDMMAAAQTGTGKTAGFTLPLLERLSKGKPAGNNQVRALVLTPTRELAAQVAESVELYGKNLKLTSFVVYGGVKVNPQMMRLRRGVDILVATPGRLLDLFNQRAVKFDQLEVLVLDEADRMLDMGFIHDIKKILKVLPAKRQNLMFSATFSDDIRNLAKGLINDPVEVSVAPANTTAATVEQRLHPVDKAKKPALLSHLILQNDWKQVLVFTRTKHGANRLVKQLEADKINAAAIHGNKSQSARMKALAGFKDGQVRVLVATDIVARGLDIDQLPQVVNFDLPNIAEDYVHRIGRTGRAGASGHAISFVTTEEAKELADIERLINATIAREVVPGFEPSNQVKETDLNIKAKKPKKAKKPREFSSTDGAAKVAQPRRSNANSPAKKPAIGQKPAGEQAANKPAKRRVWRNKPKPVAN
- a CDS encoding DUF2986 domain-containing protein; translated protein: MNRQKKLNEIFQKRLKRAKAKLHTGNKPAYVSKAERERLALAQTQNNETPEATESKA
- a CDS encoding tetratricopeptide repeat protein, with amino-acid sequence MLIRAHNYLLILSLFAFSCSLKAVVIDKAQLRTECDNYPRHCLNQVAELLPTVAVDSLQFYELKLLEFESLFALTEAEQLFAQTSQYILKDELPEYFKIKLYIYHAKSLKNLNRSEESIRFRSQAEQLLNQVNKNFANPELLVELLNLQLYSDFDPALGLRMLQQLDKKFLRRDAPRFKFELYTNLGHFADRCNETQKSVIYREQALRFAYALKSDYKIGEALFNLGSSLQKSGDLSDARQRYMASIEFAERAHDDVGVNLAHLYLANVALQQGQVEEAKTWLSRLSIENLPQPRHQLFVELQTKLSIL
- a CDS encoding DUF4240 domain-containing protein translates to MTEQQFWQLVTANDFFADPEIIADELKSKLTTLDNDQLAAFDKLFSQKMRLSYEWSLWGAAYVIAGCNSEYGFSEFRCWLISRGQTVFETCLAQADNLADFDVVPVKDDLPYPFLDEYDLIAGMIYESRTEDELPFVPSGLSQPRGKRFKDKSKELKKVYPKLYQRFWTQGQ
- the aceK gene encoding bifunctional isocitrate dehydrogenase kinase/phosphatase — encoded protein: MAQLDIQSVEQLIATKVARSILASFEAMFAEFLNITLGAQSRFEQAKWLAVQDAMRARLKVYEGKVSVATVAVATIAGEFIDDTKMWHQAKKYYAQLLAEHSNEPIAQTFFNSVFGSIRGHNKIRDVHLFILKRQYRQINPKTPSIICHTQRSASLEAVLKQLLGQFYFRLPFVDLTWDLNAVQQAIYNYVQQQPKLTIVNREWQIEYGRSLFFRNKATYLIGCVMLKHDEQLQRIPFAVPILNDEQGGLFIDAIMLGESQLSMLFGFARAYFMVDTDEPVAYVDYLATLLPNKERFELFNAIGFIKHAKTEFYRFKVDSTRKMPPTECYQSADGIKGMVMLVFTTAQSEYVYKVIRDRFVPPKQLTRQDVMDKYEFVKNADRVGRLVDTHEFRYLAFDLSRFSPQLLAQLQQDAPSSVVISGKALILKHVYVERKMIPLNLYIKTASLNQLEAVMQDYGLAIKQLAAANIFAGDMLMKNFGVTRWGRVVFYDYDEICPMTQCHFRSLPKATTTQQAMTAEPWFMIESNDIFPEQFPIFFKGNNQAKYFFDRYHQDLYTPEYWQKIQQDIQQGVIADVFPYKQYSRFQRNTRKKMVN
- a CDS encoding LysR family transcriptional regulator → MNIRNVDLNLLVYLNVLLEERSVSKAANKLALTQPAMSNALNRLRELFNDPLLVRTANGMVPTQKASGLKADITALLALAEQITQKDEEFDPSHHQQTFRIVTNDYIEACLLTPFLLSIIAQCPGINFDILTPGDINLADMEQGNIDLAINRFSVLPKSFHQASVWRDNFCCVSHIEHPYAHQPDLANYLAAEHIWVNRPGWQTENTATNKSGNQHLGWVDEALWQLEQTRKIRVYSRHYAVVDYLLRDAQLLATLPRRQAMLLKHHPSLCITSVPFQIVPIEIKMIWSPLLQHNQAHQWLRRQLLEFAKTIVDR
- the icd gene encoding NADP-dependent isocitrate dehydrogenase encodes the protein MYHQIVPPSQGEKIQVLANGQWIIPNEPIIAFIEGDGVGSELTPLMRQLIDSAILKTYETARKIHWLEVYNGEKAAELYDGDWFPEETLNAIRDYHLVYKGPLTTAMGAGFRSLNVALRHEMDLFINLRPIKSLPNLNTPVKHPENIDMVIFRDNSEDLYSGIEFKAGSAQADSLLEFLQQQLGVNRFRFTEQCGLGIKHISEQGSKRLVRAAIAFALKEHKTSVTLVHKGDVMKFTDGAFLKWALEVAIEEFLAVRHPNGRWWQIIQGEHELIIKDELCDVMLQNCLLAPEQYDVIATTNLNGDLLVDSLTAQVGMIGMAAGANLSEALALFEPTHGTVESLVGQDVMNPVSSILAGVMMLRFMNWHDAADNIEQSLHKTLCNNQVTEDMQSLLPDPTVQGTQAFAQCIISHLI
- a CDS encoding HD domain-containing phosphohydrolase; this translates as MEVIKKVRNRVLFSIKSTVVGIFIFAVAFTAAAAIGLQYYFSHQMAVESATKLFNVTTQGTASNLAGISKSAENTLHILAQHPNVKSQFSEKQLSTDISDVMQFNPHFYAIYLGLDNGDFFELINLQSSPSVRNQLNAQSSDYWVVIEIIHAQENQQKLTHYYDQDFVKRATITESSDYDPRDRMWFKKAQAKQVFTTKPYLFQHLQAPGQTYSIKLDNQSGVIAIDIALSSISQYLITKQDQDIDAEAVEMYLFQDDGQIIASNGNALDKLVIPSTKRLNLTQPQQDVVNKYQSLSVSNESDWAPIDFAISGNPDGYSVEVLNIISQLTGLHFNFINGYTWHEMVELFKQDKLNMLNAAYDNQINRDLGLLTDSFLQTPFAIVTKAGEADIMSLTQLHGKTLAISEDWSIIHDIRAYHPQINLVELPNTHAVLKAVTAGQYYAGIDNQYVLQYIAKQFFISDIQYHFNLEQNTPPLLAKLHFLLPKNQADLVDIFNLAIKHITPAQREALRQKWLLSEKEIKHTQTVGTVPYQELIQFIKKPYLFGQLHRININQTDMYIYVSKLTAKDDYFALLISEDALFANINTKLRISILVTVVLLLILLPLCWIFASPIVEPIKNLAIESIKIKNRQYAQVKHVETNIIEIEELADSIAAMVLSIQQHEQNQKDLMDSFIELIAQAIDDKSPYTAGHCERVPELGMMLAQAAAQSSAAPFIAFKFENKDAIREFKIAAWLHDCGKITTPEHIVDKGTKLETIYNRIHEIRMRFEVLWRDAEVDYLKAVLANPEQRELLNAEKEAKQQQLTADFTFIANANVGGEFIDANDVARIRQIATITWQRNFDDTLGLSPIEELRFSKKPTSLPVTEQLLSDKPSHIIAHDKPISYDESLGIKMQPTEHRANLGEVYNLIISRGTLTAEDRFKINEHIISTIKMLDRLPFPAELAKVPRYASTHHETLIGTGYPRKLTKEQLSIPERVLVLADIFEALTAADRPYKKAKPLSVAINILHKMALDQHVDLDVFKLFISSGIYLQYAAKFLHPDQLDEIDVDYYLNDGHTEEDKRSA